A region of Argentina anserina chromosome 5, drPotAnse1.1, whole genome shotgun sequence DNA encodes the following proteins:
- the LOC126793196 gene encoding nudix hydrolase 14, chloroplastic, with product MTRLVQASMSLRTKNPLTLPKTLLTLRSFSCKMSSESPPLTHSLTLPSQLAAEPVQIVAAPNISSSQFRSAIDSSLFKQWLKNMESKTGILCDGSLSLKRVLIQGVDMFGKRIGFLKFEADVIDKETGKKVPGIVFARGPAVAVLILLESEGKTYAVLTEQVRVPVGRMILELPAGMLDDDKGDFLGTAIREVEEETGICLKQEDMVDLTAFLDQSTGCRVFPSPGGCDEELSLFLYRGQVDKEIIEQLQGKETGLREHGELIKVCMLPYEKLWRMTADAKVLTAVALYEMAKREGLLPPLNMKS from the exons ATGACGCGCCTCGTTCAAGCTTCCATGTCTCTGAGAACCAAAAACCCCCTGACACTCCCCAAAACACTCCTCACCCTTCGATCCTTCTCCTGCAAAATGTCATCCGAATCTCCACCGTTAACTCACTCCCTCACCCTCCCGAGTCAACTCGCCGCCGAGCCCGTCCAGATCGTCGCCGCCCCCAACATCTCCTCCTCCCAGTTCAG GAGTGCTATTGATTCGTCTCTGTTTAAGCAGTGGCTGAAGAACATGGAGAGTAAAACTGGGATTCTATGTGATGGTTCTTTGTCTCTGAAACGAGTTCTAATTCAG GGTGTGGATATGTTTGGGAAGAGGATAGGGTTTCTGAAGTTTGaagcagatgtgattgataAAGAGACAGGAAAGAAG GTTCCAGGTATTGTGTTTGCACGCGGTCCGGCTGTAGCCGTGCTTATTCTTTTGGAATCGGAGGGCAAGACTTATGCTGTTCTTACTGAACAG GTTAGAGTCCCTGTTGGAAGGATGATACTGGAGCTGCCTGCTGGGATGTTGGATGATGACAAGGGTGACTTTCTCGGTACTGCAATCCGtgag GTGGAAGAGGAAACTGGCATATGCCTAAAACAAGAAGACATGGTGGACCTCACAGCCTTCCTTGATCAATCTACTGGATGCAGAGTGTTTCCTTCTCCT GGAGGGTGTGATGAAGAACTCAGCCTCTTTCTCTATCGAGGACAGGTGGATAAAGAGATTATTGAGCAGCTGCAAGGTAAAGAAACAGGACTTCGTGAACATGGCGAGCTGATTAAGGTCTGTATGCTTCCTTATGAAAAGCTATGGCGCATGACAGCGGATGCAAAGGTTTTAACAGCTGTTGCACTCTATGAAATGGCAAAAAGAGAAGGACTCTTGCCTCCCCTGAACATGAAGAGCTAA